A DNA window from Bacteroides cellulosilyticus contains the following coding sequences:
- a CDS encoding DNA-directed RNA polymerase subunit alpha, which yields MAILAFQKPDKVLMLEADSRFGKFEFRPLEPGFGITVGNALRRILLSSLEGFAITTIKIDGVEHEFSSVPGVKEDVTNIILNLKQVRFKQVVEEFESEKVSITIENSSEFKAGDIGKYLTGFEVLNPELVICHLDSKATMQIDITINKGRGYVPADENREYCTDVNVIPIDSIYTPIRNVKYQIEPFRVEQKTDYDKLVLEITTDGSIHPKEALKEAAKILIYHFMLFSDEKITLESNDVDGNEEFDEEVLHMRQLLKTKLVDMDLSVRALNCLKAADVETLGDLVQFNKTDLLKFRNFGKKSLTELDDLLESLNLSFGTDISKYKLDKE from the coding sequence ATGGCGATATTAGCATTTCAAAAACCTGATAAAGTATTAATGTTGGAAGCGGATTCTAGATTCGGTAAATTCGAATTTCGTCCGTTGGAGCCCGGTTTTGGTATTACCGTTGGTAATGCACTACGCCGCATCCTGCTTTCGTCATTAGAGGGTTTTGCTATCACTACTATCAAAATAGATGGTGTTGAGCATGAGTTCTCTAGCGTACCGGGAGTTAAAGAGGATGTTACTAACATTATCTTGAATCTGAAACAGGTGAGATTCAAGCAAGTAGTTGAAGAATTCGAAAGTGAGAAAGTAAGTATTACAATCGAAAATTCTAGTGAATTTAAAGCAGGTGACATAGGTAAGTATTTGACTGGATTTGAAGTGTTAAATCCTGAATTAGTTATTTGTCATTTAGATTCTAAAGCAACTATGCAAATCGATATTACGATTAACAAAGGTCGTGGATATGTTCCGGCTGATGAAAACCGCGAATATTGCACGGATGTTAACGTAATTCCTATCGATTCCATTTATACACCGATACGTAATGTGAAGTATCAGATTGAACCGTTCCGTGTTGAACAAAAGACGGACTACGACAAATTGGTACTTGAGATTACTACCGACGGTTCTATTCATCCGAAGGAAGCGCTGAAAGAAGCTGCAAAGATTCTGATTTATCACTTTATGCTCTTCTCTGATGAGAAGATTACATTGGAAAGCAATGATGTGGATGGCAATGAAGAATTTGATGAAGAAGTATTGCACATGCGTCAATTGTTGAAAACTAAACTTGTTGATATGGACTTATCGGTTCGTGCCCTCAACTGCTTGAAGGCTGCCGATGTAGAAACATTGGGTGATTTGGTACAATTCAATAAGACGGATTTGCTGAAATTCAGAAACTTCGGAAAGAAATCGCTTACTGAGCTTGATGATTTGCTGGAAAGTCTGAATCTTTCGTTTGGAACCGATATTTCTAAATATAAATTAGATAAAGAATAA
- the rplQ gene encoding 50S ribosomal protein L17, producing MRHNKKFNHLGRTASHRNAMLSNMACSLIKHKRITTTVAKAKALKKFVEPLITKSKDDTTNSRRVVFSNLQDKQVVTELFKEISVKIADRPGGYTRIIKTGHRLGDNAEMCFIELVDYNENMAKEKVAKKATRTRRSKKAATEAAAPAEAPVAEAPAVEEAKAEEAKAE from the coding sequence ATGAGACATAATAAGAAATTCAATCATTTAGGTCGTACTGCTTCTCACAGAAACGCGATGTTATCTAACATGGCATGTTCTTTGATTAAGCACAAAAGAATCACTACGACTGTTGCAAAGGCTAAAGCTCTGAAGAAGTTTGTTGAGCCTTTGATTACGAAGTCAAAGGATGACACGACTAACTCTCGTCGTGTTGTATTCAGCAATCTGCAAGACAAGCAAGTTGTAACGGAACTGTTCAAGGAAATCTCTGTGAAGATTGCTGACCGTCCGGGTGGTTATACTCGTATCATCAAGACAGGACACCGTCTAGGTGACAACGCTGAAATGTGCTTTATTGAACTCGTTGATTACAACGAAAACATGGCTAAGGAAAAGGTTGCTAAGAAAGCTACTCGCACCCGCCGTTCTAAGAAAGCTGCTACTGAAGCTGCTGCTCCGGCAGAAGCTCCGGTTGCTGAAGCACCGGCAGTTGAAGAGGCAAAAGCGGAAGAAGCTAAAGCTGAATAA
- a CDS encoding MutS family DNA mismatch repair protein, whose protein sequence is MDTINEITATYQRIAEEGRSELNKVQNKIYRIGSLRLLLFVAGIAGIIYFWSSGWIVLTGIITVTLLPFILLIKYHNRLFHRKDYLEKKIAINEQELSALNYDTSSFEDGAEFINPAHLYSYDLDVFGPHSLFQYINRSCTQLGKSLLANWLGTHLVNKKEIEFRQEAIRELASELNFRQEFRILGLLYKGKAADEDELKAWAKSPSVFRKNIFFRMLPLLAGGINILCIALAIAGIIPLTVFGILWLCFVFASFCFTSKITKMQAVYGKKLQILATYANLLRLIENQPMKSPILKEVREWIGDEKQTASHSIQRLSKLMNELDQRNNAYIYATLNGLFFWEIRKIIQIEGWKEQYASELPRWLTAIAHMDALCSLATFAYNHPDYSYPIITTRSFSLRAASMGHPLMNRDKCVRNDIDIEKRPFFIIITGANMAGKSTYLRTVGINYLLACIGTPVCARSMELYPVQLITSLRTSDSLNDNESYFFAELKRLKLIIDKLQAGEEFFIILDEILKGTNSMDKQKGSLALIKQFMTLQANGIIATHDLMLGTLADIYPDDIHNYRFEADITGNELTFSYRLREGVAQNMNACFLMKKMGIAVTD, encoded by the coding sequence ATGGACACAATCAATGAAATAACCGCCACTTATCAGCGCATCGCTGAAGAAGGACGTTCGGAATTAAATAAAGTACAAAACAAGATTTACCGCATAGGCTCACTGCGATTATTGTTATTTGTTGCAGGAATTGCGGGAATTATATATTTCTGGTCATCAGGCTGGATAGTATTAACGGGGATCATTACCGTTACACTTCTGCCTTTTATCCTGTTGATAAAGTATCACAACCGGCTGTTTCACCGGAAAGATTATCTGGAAAAAAAGATAGCAATCAATGAGCAAGAACTTTCGGCGCTGAATTATGACACATCCTCTTTTGAAGACGGAGCAGAATTTATCAATCCAGCACACCTGTACAGTTATGACCTGGATGTGTTTGGTCCACATTCTCTTTTTCAGTATATAAACCGTAGCTGTACGCAACTTGGAAAAAGCTTGTTAGCCAATTGGCTGGGCACGCATCTGGTAAATAAGAAAGAGATAGAATTCCGACAGGAAGCCATTCGCGAACTGGCATCGGAATTGAACTTTCGACAAGAATTCCGTATTCTGGGACTGCTCTATAAAGGAAAAGCTGCTGATGAAGATGAATTAAAGGCATGGGCTAAGAGTCCCAGTGTCTTCCGGAAGAATATTTTCTTTCGCATGCTGCCGCTATTGGCGGGTGGAATAAATATCTTATGTATAGCATTGGCTATTGCAGGCATTATTCCGCTCACAGTTTTCGGTATTCTATGGTTATGCTTTGTTTTTGCCAGCTTTTGTTTCACTAGTAAAATCACTAAAATGCAAGCTGTCTACGGAAAGAAGCTACAGATATTAGCAACGTATGCCAATCTGCTCCGACTTATAGAGAACCAACCCATGAAAAGTCCGATATTGAAGGAAGTGAGAGAGTGGATCGGTGATGAAAAACAAACGGCTTCTCACTCCATCCAGCGTCTAAGTAAGCTTATGAACGAACTCGATCAGCGAAACAACGCCTACATATATGCCACCCTCAACGGATTATTCTTCTGGGAAATCCGCAAAATCATACAGATTGAAGGATGGAAAGAGCAATATGCTTCTGAACTGCCACGCTGGCTGACAGCTATCGCTCACATGGATGCTCTGTGTTCACTGGCCACATTCGCCTATAATCATCCGGATTACTCCTACCCTATTATTACCACCCGGTCTTTCAGTCTCCGCGCCGCATCTATGGGACATCCACTGATGAACCGCGACAAATGTGTACGCAATGACATTGATATAGAAAAACGTCCTTTCTTCATTATTATCACCGGAGCAAATATGGCAGGCAAAAGTACGTATCTTCGTACGGTAGGCATCAACTATTTGCTGGCTTGCATCGGCACCCCCGTTTGCGCCCGGAGTATGGAACTGTATCCTGTTCAGCTCATCACCAGTCTGCGCACCAGCGACTCCCTGAATGATAACGAATCCTATTTCTTTGCAGAACTGAAACGTCTGAAACTTATCATCGACAAACTACAAGCCGGTGAAGAGTTTTTCATCATCCTTGATGAGATTCTAAAAGGAACCAACTCTATGGATAAGCAGAAAGGCTCGCTCGCCCTTATCAAACAATTCATGACTTTACAGGCAAATGGTATCATCGCTACTCACGACCTGATGCTCGGCACGCTTGCCGACATTTATCCTGATGACATCCATAATTACCGATTCGAAGCCGACATCACAGGTAATGAACTGACCTTTTCTTATCGTCTGCGCGAAGGAGTAGCTCAGAATATGAATGCCTGTTTCCTGATGAAAAAAATGGGGATAGCCGTTACCGACTAA
- a CDS encoding DUF6563 family protein translates to MKRWWLLGIFGLLVALHGSAQQVIYANLKELVEDRGDTLSTLKIEKRSKNQILLMGGADYRVSVDDNPGLCRYLKSRCYAVRADSALYVNCKKVRYKRFRFGGWYAPATWIQGKIYFYAQPVGSVAASTTQPADATKLGGDVGTAIAASGLVNARVYYELNPETGKVEFVGKDKMLQLLKNEPELLNAFLQESSESAEVTGKYLLRLK, encoded by the coding sequence ATGAAAAGGTGGTGGTTATTAGGCATATTCGGATTATTGGTTGCTTTGCATGGGAGCGCCCAGCAAGTGATATATGCCAATTTGAAGGAACTGGTGGAAGATCGTGGCGACACACTCTCCACATTGAAGATAGAGAAGCGCTCCAAGAATCAGATTTTACTGATGGGGGGTGCTGACTATCGCGTCTCGGTAGATGACAATCCCGGTCTCTGCCGATATTTGAAATCCCGTTGTTATGCGGTGAGGGCTGACTCGGCGTTATACGTCAACTGTAAGAAAGTGCGTTATAAACGTTTCCGTTTCGGCGGTTGGTATGCCCCTGCCACTTGGATACAGGGGAAAATTTATTTCTATGCACAGCCTGTAGGTTCTGTGGCGGCAAGTACCACACAGCCTGCCGACGCTACGAAGCTGGGTGGAGATGTCGGTACGGCCATTGCCGCTTCGGGGCTGGTCAATGCGCGGGTTTATTATGAACTGAATCCGGAAACGGGTAAAGTAGAATTCGTAGGAAAAGACAAAATGCTACAGCTACTGAAAAATGAGCCGGAACTTCTGAACGCCTTCTTACAGGAAAGCAGTGAAAGTGCGGAAGTTACAGGTAAATACTTACTACGCTTAAAATGA
- a CDS encoding urocanate hydratase — MEITLSNTLPPYPTFVEGIRRAPDRGFTLSPAQTATALKNALRYIPKELHETLAPEFMEELRTRGRIYGYRYRPQGDLKAKPIDAYKGNCIEGKAFQVMIDNNLCFDIALYPYELVTYGETGQVCQNWMQYRLIKQYLEVLTQDQTLVIESGHPLGLFRSKPDAPRVIITNAMMVGLYDNQKDWHVAMQMGVANYGQMTAGGWMYIGPQGIVHGTFNTLLNAGRMKLGIPQNGDLCGHLFISSGLGGMSGAQPKAAEMSGAASIIAEVDMSRIETRHRQGWVGYITDSIPEAFSLAHEAMDGKKPISIAYHGNIVDLLEYAVNQNIHIDLLSDQTSCHAVYEGGYCPVGITFAERTSLLHEDPQKFCGLVNESLARHFRAIKALVDQGTYFFDYGNSFMKAVYDTGVREIAKEEDDKNGFIFPSYVEDIMGPELFDYGYGPFRWVCLSGKHEDLIKTDHAAMECIDPNRRGQDLDNYNWIRDAEKNNLVVGTQARILYQDAAGRMKIALKFNEMVRNGEVGPIMLGRDHHDVSGTDSPFRETSNIKDGSNVMADMAVQCFAGNCARGMSLVALHNGGGVGIGKAINGGFGMVCDGSERVDEILRSAMLWDVMGGVARRSWARNEHAMETSEEFNRTHADGYHITMPYVADDELVNKYI, encoded by the coding sequence ATGGAAATAACCTTAAGTAACACATTGCCCCCTTATCCCACTTTCGTAGAGGGTATCCGGAGGGCTCCCGACCGTGGCTTCACACTTTCGCCCGCACAAACTGCCACGGCGTTAAAGAACGCATTGCGCTATATCCCCAAAGAATTACACGAGACCCTCGCTCCGGAGTTTATGGAAGAACTTCGTACCCGCGGGCGTATCTATGGCTACCGATATCGTCCGCAAGGTGACCTCAAAGCGAAACCTATTGATGCCTACAAAGGAAATTGCATTGAAGGTAAGGCTTTCCAAGTGATGATTGACAATAATCTCTGCTTCGACATTGCCCTCTATCCTTATGAACTCGTCACTTACGGTGAAACGGGACAGGTCTGTCAAAACTGGATGCAGTATCGTCTCATTAAACAATATCTTGAAGTGCTGACTCAAGATCAGACACTCGTTATTGAAAGTGGCCATCCGCTGGGATTATTTCGTTCTAAGCCCGATGCACCACGCGTGATTATTACGAATGCCATGATGGTAGGTCTTTACGACAATCAGAAGGATTGGCACGTAGCCATGCAAATGGGAGTTGCCAACTACGGTCAGATGACTGCCGGAGGCTGGATGTACATTGGTCCTCAAGGTATTGTGCATGGCACCTTTAATACTCTGCTGAATGCCGGACGTATGAAGCTCGGTATTCCTCAGAACGGTGATTTGTGCGGACACTTGTTTATATCTTCCGGTTTGGGTGGCATGAGCGGTGCCCAGCCTAAGGCCGCAGAGATGTCGGGTGCGGCTTCCATTATAGCCGAGGTGGATATGTCACGCATTGAAACCCGGCATCGCCAAGGTTGGGTGGGGTACATCACGGACTCTATTCCCGAAGCATTCTCGCTGGCGCATGAGGCGATGGACGGCAAGAAACCGATATCCATTGCTTATCATGGGAATATCGTTGACCTGCTGGAATATGCTGTAAACCAAAATATACATATAGACCTGCTTTCTGACCAGACTTCCTGCCATGCCGTTTACGAAGGCGGATACTGTCCGGTGGGAATTACTTTCGCCGAACGTACAAGTCTGTTGCACGAAGACCCGCAGAAATTCTGTGGACTGGTGAATGAATCGTTGGCACGCCATTTCCGGGCTATAAAAGCCCTTGTAGACCAGGGGACCTATTTCTTCGATTATGGAAACTCCTTTATGAAAGCTGTTTATGATACTGGAGTTCGTGAGATTGCCAAAGAAGAAGATGATAAGAATGGATTTATATTCCCCAGTTATGTAGAAGATATTATGGGGCCGGAACTTTTTGATTACGGTTACGGACCTTTCCGCTGGGTATGTCTCAGTGGTAAACATGAAGATTTGATAAAGACCGATCATGCGGCGATGGAATGTATTGATCCGAATCGTCGCGGTCAGGATCTGGATAACTACAATTGGATACGCGACGCGGAAAAGAATAATCTTGTGGTAGGTACACAGGCGCGTATTCTTTATCAGGATGCGGCAGGACGTATGAAGATAGCGTTGAAGTTCAACGAAATGGTACGCAATGGTGAAGTAGGGCCTATTATGTTGGGACGCGATCATCACGATGTGAGCGGTACGGACTCTCCTTTCCGCGAAACTTCTAATATAAAAGATGGAAGCAATGTCATGGCGGATATGGCCGTGCAATGCTTTGCCGGAAACTGTGCCCGGGGAATGAGCCTTGTAGCACTGCACAATGGTGGTGGCGTGGGTATTGGAAAAGCCATAAATGGCGGCTTCGGTATGGTATGCGATGGTAGCGAGCGGGTGGATGAAATACTTCGTTCAGCTATGTTGTGGGACGTGATGGGCGGTGTGGCCCGGCGTTCATGGGCACGCAATGAACATGCTATGGAGACGAGTGAAGAGTTTAACCGGACACATGCCGATGGTTATCATATCACGATGCCCTATGTGGCTGATGACGAATTAGTAAATAAATACATATAA
- the ftcD gene encoding glutamate formimidoyltransferase yields MNKIIECVPNFSEGRDLQKIDQIISPFRGKQGVKLLDYSNDEDHNRLVVTVVGEPEPLRDAVLEAIGIAVKLIDLNHHTGQHPRMGAVDVVPFIPIKNVTMEEAIALSKEIGAEVGKRYNLPVFLYEKSASAPHRENLAAVRKGEFEGMAEKIKLPEWQPDFGPAERHATAGTVAIGARMPLVAYNINLNTPNLDIAHDIAKKIRFIGGGLRYCKAMGVELKDRGITQVSINMTDYTRTALYRAFELTRVEARRYGVSIVGSEIIGLVPMEALIDTASYYLGLENFSMQQVLEARIMEE; encoded by the coding sequence ATGAATAAAATCATCGAATGTGTCCCCAACTTCAGCGAGGGACGTGACTTGCAGAAAATAGATCAAATCATATCCCCTTTCCGTGGTAAACAAGGTGTAAAACTCCTGGATTACAGTAACGACGAAGACCACAACCGTCTGGTAGTAACTGTGGTAGGAGAACCGGAACCCCTTCGTGATGCCGTTCTCGAAGCTATCGGTATTGCTGTAAAACTTATCGATCTTAACCACCATACCGGGCAACATCCCCGTATGGGTGCCGTAGATGTAGTTCCTTTCATCCCCATCAAAAATGTGACGATGGAAGAAGCTATCGCCCTTTCCAAAGAAATAGGTGCAGAGGTAGGCAAACGCTATAATCTTCCTGTCTTTCTCTATGAGAAATCCGCATCCGCTCCGCATCGCGAAAATCTTGCTGCCGTGCGTAAAGGTGAATTCGAAGGTATGGCAGAAAAGATAAAGTTACCCGAATGGCAGCCCGACTTTGGTCCTGCCGAACGCCATGCCACTGCCGGAACCGTTGCTATCGGTGCCCGTATGCCGTTGGTAGCCTACAATATCAACCTGAATACACCTAATCTAGATATCGCACATGATATTGCCAAGAAGATTCGTTTCATTGGCGGTGGCCTGCGTTATTGCAAAGCAATGGGAGTAGAGTTGAAAGACCGGGGCATTACTCAGGTTTCCATTAATATGACAGACTATACCCGTACCGCCCTTTACCGTGCTTTTGAACTGACTCGTGTAGAAGCACGTCGTTATGGAGTCAGCATCGTGGGGAGTGAGATTATCGGCCTTGTTCCGATGGAGGCGCTCATTGATACAGCTTCTTATTATCTTGGTTTAGAGAATTTCTCTATGCAACAAGTGCTTGAGGCGCGGATTATGGAAGAATAA